Proteins encoded together in one Diabrotica undecimpunctata isolate CICGRU chromosome 3, icDiaUnde3, whole genome shotgun sequence window:
- the LOC140435599 gene encoding uncharacterized protein, which translates to MSRAPRTTKAQKEFLISFLEENKILTRIKVNPSELGKVHVLWENMVMELNKMGPPKTIKAWKDTISEMKTKAKRRAREVRYGCQGTGGGGATKPLTPFEERILGLLVSELSVEGAQLSEAGVEMIVTEEELFELPVEIASTSGYVPPQPTPSIEPSHNIENIDSPPAISTRRRPRRVNRGRAGSRVTTAMELHDRQLANLARSNYAIASALNRVARAILSFRR; encoded by the exons ATGTCTCGTGCTCCACGAACCACAAAAGCACAAAAAGAGTTTTTAATAAGCTTcctagaagaaaacaaaattctaacCAGGATTAAAGTAAATCCTAGTGAATTAGGAAAAGTCCATGTGTTATGGGAAAATATGGTGATGGAATTAAATAAAATGGGGCCGCCCAAAACTATAAAAGCATGGAAAGAT acaatatcagaaatgaaaactaAAGCTAAGAGACGTGCTAGAGAGGTGAGGTATGGATGCCAGGGAACTGGAGGAGGAGGTGCTACCAAACCATTAACTCCTTTCGAAGAAAGGATATTGGGTCTACTAGTTTCTGAGCTATCAGTAGAAGGAGCCCAATTATCAGAAGCTGGCGTGGAAATGATTGTTACCGAA GAAGAATTATTTGAACTGCCAGTGGAAATTGCCTCCACTTCAGGTTATGTACCTCCACAGCCAACTCCCTCAATAGAGCCAAGTCACAATATTGAAAATATAGATAGCCCACCTGCAATATCCACAAGGAGAAGACCTAGAAGAGTGAATAGAGGTAGGGCAGGAAGTAGGGTGACAACTGCTATGGAACTGCATGACCGCCAGTTGGCAAACCTTGCCAGGTCAAATTATGCCATTGCGTCAGCATTGAATAGAGTGGCCAGGGCCATTTTATCATTTAGGAgatga